The proteins below are encoded in one region of Homo sapiens chromosome 8, GRCh38.p14 Primary Assembly:
- the LOC124902053 gene encoding uncharacterized protein LOC124902053, whose translation MRTQRKGDGQTGSSLPVEASMVTPSPGYSVHTGDLDGHPLPRMVSAHRRSRWSPPPQDGQCTLEISMVTPSPGWSVHTGDLDGHPLPRMVSAHRRSRWSSPPQDAQCTPEISMVTPSPGCSVHTGDLDGHPLPRMLSAHRRSRWSPPPQDGQCTPEISMVTPSPGWSVHTGDLDGHPLPRMLSAHRRSRWSPPPQDAQCTPEISMVTPSPGWSVHTGDLDGHPLPRMVSAHRRSRWSPPPQDGQCTPEISMVTPSPGCSVHTGDLDGHPLPRMLSAPWRSRWSPPPQDGQCTPEISIVTPSPGCSVHTGDLDGHPLPRMLSAHRRCGDPTKMR comes from the coding sequence ATGAGGACACAAAGGAAGGGAGACGGACAGACAGGGAGCAGCCTGCCAGTGGAAGCCTCGATGGTCACCCCCTCCCCAGGATATTCAGTGCACACTGGAGATCTCGATGGTCACCCCCTCCCCAGGATGGTCAGTGCACACCGGAGATCTCGATGGTCACCCCCTCCCCAGGATGGTCAGTGCACACTGGAGATCTCGATGGTCACCCCCTCCCCAGGATGGTCAGTGCACACCGGAGATCTCGATGGTCACCCCCTCCCCAGGATGGTCAGTGCACACCGGAGATCTCGATGGTCATCCCCTCCCCAGGATGCTCAGTGCACACCGGAGATCTCGATGGTCACCCCCTCCCCAGGATGCTCAGTGCACACCGGAGATCTCGATGGTCACCCCCTCCCCAGGATGCTCAGTGCACACCGGAGATCTCGATGGTCACCCCCTCCCCAGGATGGTCAGTGCACACCGGAGATCTCGATGGTCACCCCCTCCCCAGGATGGTCAGTGCACACCGGAGATCTCGATGGTCACCCCCTCCCCAGGATGCTCAGTGCACACCGGAGATCTCGATGGTCACCCCCTCCCCAGGATGCTCAGTGCACACCGGAGATCTCGATGGTCACCCCCTCCCCAGGATGGTCAGTGCACACCGGAGATCTCGATGGTCACCCCCTCCCCAGGATGGTCAGTGCACACCGGAGATCTCGATGGTCACCCCCTCCCCAGGATGGTCAGTGCACACCGGAGATCTCGATGGTCACCCCCTCCCCAGGATGCTCAGTGCACACCGGAGATCTCGATGGTCACCCCCTCCCCAGGATGCTCAGTGCACCGTGGAGATCTCGATGGTCACCCCCTCCCCAGGATGGTCAGTGCACACCGGAGATCTCGATCGTCACCCCCTCCCCAGGATGCTCAGTGCACACCGGAGATCTCGATGGTCACCCCCTCCCCAGGATGCTCAGTGCACACCGGAGATGTGGGGACCCTACCAAGATGAGATGA